In Rutidosis leptorrhynchoides isolate AG116_Rl617_1_P2 chromosome 6, CSIRO_AGI_Rlap_v1, whole genome shotgun sequence, the DNA window AAGCATGCATGGAATTTTTAAACCGAAAACACAATTTAATTTATCTACTACTACCAACTCCTTATCTCCTCTTCCAACCAACCCCAAATCTGCTCTATCTGACCGCAATTGGTACCATGCCATGACCGATGAATACCAAGCGCTTATTGATAATAAAACATGGGTCCTTGTTCCCCATCAATCTCACATGAATGTTATTCGATCTATGTGGATTTTTAGACATAAAACAAAGTCGGATGGTTCATTTGAACGGTACAAAGCTCGGCTAGTAGTCGATGGTCGATCACAACAACAAGGGGTAGACTGCTACGAAACCTTTAGCCCCGTAGTAAAACCTGCGACCATTCACACTGTTTTAAGTATTGCGGTTTCAAGAGATTGGCCGATCCATCAATTAGACGTTAAAAATGCATTCTTACACACTGTCTATATGTACCAACCCGTTGGTTTTCGTGACAAAACCCGTCCCAATCACGTTTGTTTGTTGAAGAAGTCACTCTACGGTTTAAAGCAATCTCCACGCGCATGGTATCAAAGATTTGCAGAATTTGTATCCACAATTGGTTTCTCACACAGCCTATGCGACCATTCCCTATTCGTTTATAAAAAGGGACATAATATTTCATATCTTCTGCTGTATGTAGACGACATAATCCTAGTCACCTCTTCTGACTCATTGCGTGACAAGCTATTGTCCTTGTTAGCAAACGAATTCGCTATGAAAGATCTTGGCCCACTTAGCTAGTTCCTTGGTATCTCGGTGGAACGTACTTTTAAGAGCGTTTGATTGAGAATAAGACATGAGATTACCTTGATTTCCTGTCATGTGAGACATGGCTCCCGTGTTCATATACCAGTTTTCATCAGAAGGATTCAATGTCATAGTGTGAAGTGCAGCCTCGATGTCAGTAGCAGTAGGTGAATTGGACGTGACTGATTATGCATAAGCATGGGCTGGTCGTGGGCCTAAGAGGCCTGGTTGGTTATTCGGAGCATTGGGCCTTGTCCATGGTGTACTTGGAAATGGGCAAGGTGGCAAATTCCATTGGGCATGTTGCCAAGCCCAAGGTCCATATGGCATCTGTTGTGGATATGACCCACCAAAATTTGACTGCCCTGAATAATTCGATGAAGATCCCAATGAAGATCCATATGGCATTCGATGTGGATATAATTTATATCTAACGGGAGAGTCCAGTTAAATTGCGTACATCTAAGTAAAATATCTCTCCTCTCAAATTGTCTAAAATCCTAAATAGGGAATCTCGaaatgggtatatatatatatacataatagtgTATGTATATAcccggtgtgtgtgtgtgtgtttaaagAGTCAAAACAACGTATGGTTGAAAACGATGAGATGCAATGCAATGATAAATGAGAATGTTGATGACGCTATCTATCGAAGTTATCGATTAGCTCAACTTATTTACACAAGTGGTAGTGTGTTATTCTATCATTTCTTAAATTTCCTATTTCacaagtttcttaattattttcttGACAGATTATAATTCTATTTTTCGAAATACATAACCAAATAGTAGATATGTTTTTACCGCAATATTTGCTGGTCAATATCtcgagtcttttttttttttttttttgaacatcagtttgggatcacccagggggacttaaccactcacgcgttcatctcctgtagttgcataacccgcccccaactattgccctggaggaaacccggaccaattcgagggcatggccggtaaaatCCCCCTCCTCGCTgcccccgcactaagcgaaaggcgGCGAAAGGCGACCTGAGTAGATACTTCAAAAAATTGTTTAATTCAATTAGGCACCAAAAAAACTACGCCGTATAAAACTATGTCCATCAATTCTCATGGTATTGAGAATTTGTCGCAGGTACGTTTCCCTATATATAAGAATATACATGTTAACCCAATAAGTTATGTAATCAAAAGCTCATTAATTGTTAACAGAAAATGGAAAATAAAAAGTTTAGCATCTTCCTCCTCGTAGCAACGATATTGATCGTGTCTACGTCAGCAAATAAAACGTATATTGTCGGTGATGAAAAAGGTTGGGCCGTTGGTGTTGATTACCAAGCTTGAGCCCAAGGAAAAGAATTCGATTTAGGAGACAAACTTGGTACTATATTTTTTGAAATTTGATAGTTTTCGTGTTAAAAGTTGGCCTAAATACATATGCCATCATTTgttaatatatagtttttatataagAAAGTTAAAGTGTTTTGATGTTATAAAATTGATGTTATAAAGCAAGTGACTAACTTACGAAACATTATTGATATGATGTAGTGTTCAAGTACCCTCCAGGACAAAATGTAATGCTTGCAGATTGGGCTCATTATAAGGGATGTATGAAAAATGATCTTGCTGAAGTGTTAACTACTGGAAACGATGAGGTCACTTTAGGCCGAGCCGGAGAGCATTATTTTACTTGCACTGTTGACGATAATTGTCAGAAAGGACAAAAGCTTTTCATCAACGTCATTTGCCCGCATGTCAAGCCTAAATAAGCTCAATAAGCACGAGAACTAGCTCAAGAAAACAACGCTACATTAAGTGATTCCTTGCTCTTGATTTATACGGAGTATtttgtatatttatttattattattttgtgtgtataataaattaataatctgTATGTATTGGCTGAAGCCAATCGAGTGTCTGGTGTATAGTAATAAGGTCTTGTTGTCGATGTCATGTAAATAGAAAGAATCGAtgttatgtatataataatatgaatactTAACCATTCAGACTTGCCTGAGTGGCTACACGACTTTTTTGCTCTGTTAGTCTTTCAATTATACatgaaattgcaatccgagtccctcaagtttatttttagattttcgagtccttaaaattgcaaaattttgcaatctgAGTCCTTCCGTCTAACTTCTGTCTAAATTGGCCATTAACCTTTGACATgcgccatgcatgtgagggtaaaatcgtctttttactcttttctttgacttttttgctttgttggtccttcgtttatacacaaaattgcaatccgagtccctcaactttttaattcgaatttttatctttttttttttttaactttaattcATTCTTTTTTTTATCTAACTTCgactttttatcatcatcatctctcaTCTTCTTCTTCTAACTTTCTCCGGCGCTTCGCATCGCCGTCAAGGAATGCGTAGGGTTTGTCCGATTTAAAACGCTTGTTAGTTCATGTTCTTCGTCATCTTGTTTGTTCACCATCGTCATCATCTTCATCGAATCATCGTCAAATCATCATCGACGGATCTGAAGTTCATTCGGATTTCGAAAtcaggaagcaaaattttttttcctAGGTGGTTTATCCGTAAATTTTATTTATATTCGATTTATCTAATAATTAAACAATTTCGGTATATAACTAAATAAAGAATAAATATTCCAAataatgtataaattatattttcgattctaataattattataagttaattacattctgtaaaaattatttttactgttttctgttaataaataataataataataataataataattaataaattgtaatataattatataaattaagtttTGATCAGAAAAATACTTATAAACATGTTATTAAACTGATAAAACTTTGATAAATTAATTCTCAATATTTgtaattattaactaataattaaaCCGTATAGATATAATATTgttaaattttagtttttaattgttaataaatacaaattcgactttaaaaattataaaaataatttttcatcAGATTTTGATACAAAATACTAACTGTAAaccattaatataaaaagtatgaattgaagataaaaaaaaaaaaaaaaaaagataaaaattcgaattaaaaagttgagggactcggattgcaattttgtgtataaacgaaggaccaacgaagcaaaaaagtcaaagaaaagagtaaaaagacgattttaccctcacatgcatggcacatgtaaaaggttaacggccaatttagacggaagttagacggagggactcggattgcaaaattttgcaattttaaggactcgaaaatccaaaaaaaaacttgagggactcggattgcaatttcgtgtataattgaaggaccaacggagcaaaaaggtcgtataataaattaataatctgTATGTATTGGCTGAAGCCAATCGAGTGTCTGGTGTATAGTAATAAGGTCTTGTTGTCGATGTCATGTAAATAGAAAGAATCGAtgttatgtatataataatatgaatacttaaccattcaggcttgcttgagtggccaccgagttgtccaatgaagcagaccacccgggttcaattcctgtctatgtcaaattgttcaaaaagagagtgtgactagagggtgcgtataatgcgcaattcacccggtaccaggtctcgcgctcggggggcttgattacccgaggttttaccttctatgggggagccaatgtgcttgttcataggagggtttcctcgcttac includes these proteins:
- the LOC139854972 gene encoding stellacyanin-like, which encodes MSINSHGIENLSQKMENKKFSIFLLVATILIVSTSANKTYIVGDEKVFKYPPGQNVMLADWAHYKGCMKNDLAEVLTTGNDEVTLGRAGEHYFTCTVDDNCQKGQKLFINVICPHVKPK